A genome region from Baekduia alba includes the following:
- a CDS encoding flavin-containing monooxygenase, whose protein sequence is MSAPAVEHVDVLVVGAGLSGIGAAWHLQDKQPGKSYAILEARAASGGTWDLFRYPGIRSDSDLSTFAYAFKPWTGEKAIADGPEILEYIRATARDAGIDQHIRYGHRVVRAAWSSDQARWTVEAERTDTGQTVALTASWLFCASGYYRYDEGFTPRFAGVEDFGGQVVHPQHWPEDLDVSGRRVVVIGSGATAVTLVPALAAQGAHVTMLQRSPSYILPLPSRDPIADRLRKWFGDARGHELTRRKNIWRQRKLYAFCQKRPALARRIIRWVTSKQLPGFDLDTHFTPKYDPWDQRLCAVPDGDLFRALRKGDAEIATDAIDTFTERGLRLASGTELEADVIVTATGLNLLIFGGVEVQVDGAPVAPADTLAFKGMMLSGVPNFAFAIGYTNSSWTLKVDLVCEHLCRVLSHMDARGLDQVVPVAGDAAQETRPLLDFSAGYVQRSLSQLPRQGASAPWHLAMDYREDVEHLRRGPVEDPALRFARRTVDAGGVVPAVEVAA, encoded by the coding sequence ATGAGCGCTCCAGCGGTCGAGCATGTCGATGTCCTCGTGGTCGGTGCCGGCCTGTCGGGCATCGGCGCGGCCTGGCACCTGCAGGACAAGCAGCCGGGCAAGTCCTACGCCATCCTCGAGGCACGCGCGGCCAGCGGCGGGACGTGGGACCTGTTCCGCTACCCGGGCATCCGCTCGGACTCCGACCTCTCGACGTTCGCCTACGCCTTCAAGCCGTGGACGGGGGAGAAGGCGATCGCCGACGGGCCGGAGATCCTGGAGTACATCCGCGCCACCGCGCGCGACGCCGGCATCGACCAGCACATCCGCTACGGCCACCGCGTCGTCCGCGCGGCGTGGTCGAGCGACCAGGCGCGCTGGACGGTCGAGGCCGAGCGGACCGACACGGGCCAGACCGTCGCGCTGACGGCGAGCTGGCTCTTCTGCGCGTCGGGCTACTACCGCTACGACGAGGGCTTCACCCCGCGCTTCGCGGGCGTCGAGGACTTCGGCGGCCAAGTCGTCCACCCGCAGCACTGGCCCGAGGACCTGGACGTCTCCGGCCGGCGCGTGGTCGTCATCGGCAGCGGCGCCACCGCCGTCACGCTCGTGCCGGCGCTCGCCGCCCAGGGCGCGCACGTGACGATGCTGCAGCGCTCGCCCAGCTACATCCTGCCGCTGCCGTCGCGCGATCCCATCGCCGACCGGCTGCGCAAGTGGTTCGGCGACGCGCGCGGCCACGAGCTGACGCGGCGCAAGAACATCTGGCGCCAGCGCAAGCTGTACGCCTTCTGCCAGAAGCGCCCGGCGCTCGCGCGCCGGATCATCCGCTGGGTCACGTCCAAGCAGCTGCCGGGCTTCGACCTCGACACGCACTTCACCCCCAAGTACGACCCGTGGGACCAGCGGCTGTGCGCGGTCCCGGACGGCGACCTGTTCCGCGCGCTGCGCAAGGGCGACGCCGAGATCGCCACCGACGCGATCGACACGTTCACCGAGCGCGGGTTGCGCCTGGCGTCCGGGACCGAGCTGGAGGCCGACGTCATCGTCACCGCGACCGGCCTGAACCTGCTGATCTTCGGCGGGGTGGAGGTCCAGGTCGACGGCGCGCCGGTGGCGCCCGCCGACACGCTGGCCTTCAAGGGGATGATGCTCAGCGGTGTGCCGAACTTCGCGTTCGCGATCGGCTACACGAACTCGTCGTGGACGCTGAAGGTCGACCTCGTCTGCGAGCACCTCTGCCGCGTGTTGTCGCACATGGACGCGCGCGGCCTGGACCAGGTGGTGCCGGTCGCCGGCGACGCCGCGCAGGAGACGCGCCCGCTGCTGGACTTCTCGGCCGGCTACGTGCAGCGCTCGCTGTCCCAGCTGCCGCGCCAGGGCGCGAGCGCCCCGTGGCACCTGGCGATGGACTACCGCGAGGACGTCGAGCACCTGCGGCGCGGCCCGGTCGAGGACCCGGCGCTGCGGTTCGCGCGCCGCACGGTGGACGCCGGCGGCGTGGTGCCGGCCGTCGAGGTCGCGGCGTGA
- a CDS encoding SDR family NAD(P)-dependent oxidoreductase — protein sequence MSAVSGKVCAVTGAGSGIGRALALRLARRGARLALADRDAAGLEVTAGAVRDAGADVQTQALDVSDRDAVVAWAGAVATQFGVVHQIYNNAGIAFSRTVEASEWADYERVLGVNLWGVIHGTKAFLPHVIASGDGHVVNVSSLNGYLAQQQMSHYVTSKFAVRGFTETLRVEMLAAGHRVGVTVVHPGGIKTSIADNALEEARRLGLPLTAADEARRRFYNDKLLRMDPAEAAEIIVKGVEAGRSRVRVGSDAKVVDLLVRALPSLHPRLVVAFDKRLRR from the coding sequence GTGAGCGCCGTGAGCGGCAAGGTCTGCGCGGTCACCGGCGCCGGCTCGGGCATCGGCCGCGCGCTCGCGCTGCGCCTCGCCCGCCGCGGCGCCCGCCTGGCGCTGGCCGACCGCGACGCGGCCGGCCTGGAGGTCACGGCCGGTGCGGTCCGCGACGCCGGCGCCGACGTCCAGACCCAGGCGCTGGACGTCAGCGACCGCGACGCCGTCGTGGCCTGGGCCGGCGCGGTCGCCACGCAGTTCGGCGTCGTCCATCAGATCTACAACAACGCGGGCATCGCGTTCTCACGGACCGTCGAGGCGTCCGAGTGGGCCGACTACGAGCGCGTGCTCGGCGTCAACCTCTGGGGCGTCATCCACGGCACGAAGGCGTTCCTGCCGCACGTCATCGCCTCCGGCGACGGCCACGTCGTCAACGTCTCCAGCCTCAACGGCTACCTCGCCCAGCAGCAGATGAGCCACTACGTCACCTCGAAGTTCGCGGTCCGCGGCTTCACCGAGACGCTGCGGGTCGAGATGCTCGCCGCCGGCCATCGCGTCGGCGTCACCGTCGTGCACCCCGGCGGCATCAAGACGAGCATCGCCGACAACGCCCTCGAGGAGGCCCGCCGGCTGGGGCTCCCGCTCACCGCGGCCGACGAGGCGCGGCGCAGGTTCTACAACGACAAGCTCCTGCGCATGGACCCGGCCGAGGCCGCCGAGATCATCGTCAAGGGCGTGGAGGCGGGCCGATCGCGCGTCCGCGTCGGCAGCGACGCCAAGGTCGTCGACCTGCTCGTGCGCGCCCTTCCGTCGCTGCATCCCCGGCTCGTCGTCGCCTTCGACAAGCGCCTGCGGCGGTAG
- a CDS encoding PaaI family thioesterase — protein sequence MTSEQLGDLVPLAGTLGIRVDDAAPQAVVLALDHRRELSTAGGVLHGGALMSLADTAGAVCAFLNLPDGAAGTTTVESKTNLLAAVREGTVTATATPLKAGRTLIVVETETRDAGGRLVAKTTQTQAVLGPR from the coding sequence ATGACGTCAGAGCAGCTCGGTGACCTCGTCCCGCTGGCCGGCACCCTCGGGATCCGCGTCGATGACGCCGCGCCGCAGGCCGTGGTGCTCGCGCTCGACCACCGCCGGGAGCTGTCCACCGCCGGCGGCGTGCTGCACGGCGGCGCGCTGATGAGCCTCGCCGACACCGCCGGCGCCGTCTGCGCGTTCCTCAACCTGCCCGACGGCGCCGCCGGGACGACCACCGTCGAGTCCAAGACCAACCTGCTCGCCGCGGTTCGCGAGGGGACGGTCACCGCCACGGCGACCCCGTTGAAGGCCGGCCGCACGCTGATCGTCGTCGAGACCGAGACCCGCGACGCCGGCGGCCGCCTCGTCGCCAAGACCACGCAGACCCAGGCGGTGCTCGGCCCGCGCTGA
- a CDS encoding MarR family winged helix-turn-helix transcriptional regulator, whose protein sequence is MSDLVDDDPDLCLVAGHAIPRGAEGRTALLLARIGTVLTDLADERLAAAGLDGREYSILAILATDGPGSQQDLATLLGRAPGVIVAKVDGLEERGLVVRTRDPGDRRRSRVTLTPAGAKALTAADEVAEQTVREVLGGLDAAQRRQLDELIAVGVGLRPAA, encoded by the coding sequence GTGAGCGATCTCGTCGACGACGACCCGGACCTCTGCCTCGTCGCGGGCCACGCGATCCCGCGTGGCGCGGAGGGCCGGACGGCGCTGCTGCTGGCCCGGATCGGCACGGTGCTCACCGACCTCGCCGACGAGCGCCTCGCGGCCGCCGGCCTCGACGGTCGCGAGTACTCGATCCTGGCGATCCTCGCGACCGACGGCCCCGGCTCCCAGCAGGACCTCGCGACGCTCCTCGGCCGCGCGCCGGGCGTGATCGTGGCGAAGGTCGACGGCCTCGAGGAGCGCGGCCTGGTGGTCCGGACCCGCGATCCCGGCGACCGGCGCCGCTCCCGCGTCACCCTCACGCCGGCCGGCGCCAAGGCGTTGACGGCCGCCGACGAGGTCGCCGAGCAGACGGTGCGGGAGGTCCTCGGCGGCCTCGACGCCGCGCAGCGCCGCCAGCTCGACGAGCTCATCGCCGTCGGCGTGGGCCTCCGCCCCGCCGCCTAG
- a CDS encoding MFS transporter encodes MRSRSGLTLAVLAIAQFMVVLDVTIVNVALPDIRSGVGFSADGLQWVVSAYTLSFGGFLLLGGRAADLLGRRAVFLAGLAVFGIGSLGAGLATSPTAMVVARAIQGLGAAALSPAALALLMVTFAHGRERNMAMGVWAALAGLGGTLGTVLGGALVDGPGWEWVFFVNVPIAALLAPLVPMVVAESRAEVVSDRSFDVAGAVLGTGGLLGIIFGVIRAQPLGWGSAEVIACLAAGVALLVAFFRVEKRSPDPLVPLPLFRLRSLRMASASLAINGGAFLSMFFLTAIFLQQVRGESALGTGLQLLPMGLAAVVGAGFASNLVLRLGTRPIQTTGALLSTVGLWYLSTADAHSAYASGLLPGLLLLGAGITTIGVPGQIAAIAEVDAEQSGAASGLVTAGYQVGGALGIALITTLSTNAVAHALAGGSSPSDALVDGFQRGMLVAAAFSAFNILLSLASPKIAPDSEQMAAALAGA; translated from the coding sequence ATGCGGAGCAGGTCCGGTCTGACGCTGGCGGTGCTGGCGATCGCGCAGTTCATGGTGGTGTTGGACGTCACGATCGTGAACGTCGCGCTTCCCGACATCCGGTCGGGCGTCGGCTTCTCCGCCGACGGGCTGCAATGGGTCGTCAGCGCCTACACGCTCAGCTTCGGCGGCTTCCTGCTGCTCGGTGGCCGGGCCGCCGACCTCCTCGGCCGGCGCGCGGTGTTCCTCGCCGGTCTGGCGGTCTTCGGCATCGGCTCGCTGGGCGCCGGCCTGGCGACCTCGCCGACCGCGATGGTCGTCGCCCGCGCGATCCAGGGGCTCGGCGCGGCAGCGCTGTCACCCGCGGCGCTCGCGTTGCTGATGGTGACGTTCGCGCACGGCCGCGAGCGCAACATGGCGATGGGCGTCTGGGCCGCGCTGGCCGGGCTCGGCGGCACGCTGGGCACCGTGCTCGGCGGCGCGCTCGTCGACGGACCTGGCTGGGAGTGGGTCTTCTTCGTCAACGTCCCGATCGCCGCGCTGCTGGCCCCGCTCGTGCCGATGGTCGTCGCCGAGAGCCGCGCAGAAGTCGTCAGCGATCGCAGCTTCGACGTGGCCGGCGCGGTCCTGGGCACCGGCGGGCTGCTCGGGATCATCTTCGGCGTCATCCGCGCGCAGCCGCTGGGCTGGGGCTCGGCCGAGGTCATCGCCTGCCTGGCCGCCGGCGTCGCGCTGCTCGTCGCGTTCTTCCGGGTCGAGAAGCGCTCGCCCGACCCGCTGGTGCCGTTGCCGCTGTTCCGGCTGCGCAGCCTGCGGATGGCCAGCGCCTCGCTGGCCATCAACGGCGGCGCGTTCCTGTCGATGTTCTTCCTGACGGCGATCTTCCTGCAGCAGGTCCGCGGCGAGTCGGCGCTCGGCACCGGCCTGCAGCTGCTGCCGATGGGCCTGGCGGCCGTCGTCGGCGCCGGCTTCGCGTCCAACCTCGTCCTGCGCCTCGGCACGCGGCCGATCCAGACGACGGGCGCCCTGCTGAGCACGGTCGGGCTCTGGTACCTGTCGACCGCCGACGCCCACTCCGCCTACGCCAGCGGCCTGCTCCCGGGCCTGCTGCTGCTGGGCGCCGGCATCACGACGATCGGCGTGCCGGGTCAGATCGCGGCCATCGCCGAGGTCGACGCCGAGCAGTCGGGCGCCGCGTCCGGGCTGGTGACCGCCGGCTACCAGGTCGGCGGCGCGCTGGGCATCGCGCTCATCACGACGCTGTCGACGAACGCGGTGGCCCACGCCCTGGCCGGAGGGTCGTCGCCGTCCGACGCGCTCGTCGACGGCTTCCAGCGCGGGATGCTGGTCGCCGCGGCGTTCTCGGCGTTCAACATCCTGCTGTCGCTGGCCTCGCCGAAGATCGCGCCGGACTCCGAGCAGATGGCCGCGGCGCTCGCCGGCGCCTAG
- a CDS encoding TetR/AcrR family transcriptional regulator, producing MPTPATFTATARRTQLIGCTLDAIVELGYQRATVAEVAKRAGVSKGVVTYHFAARDDLIRAVAADVFASIAAAVGTRLAGAAPEAFVETYISAWVDYYRTHRRPMLAIAAIWTGFRDPDGRPYFGVATLAEELAGVEAALARGQAEGRLRAFDPKVVAVSMKGALDGLLGQLAADPDLDLDDYAAELIGLFDRATRADPSSPSPPGA from the coding sequence ATGCCGACGCCCGCCACCTTCACCGCGACCGCCCGTCGCACGCAGCTGATCGGCTGCACCCTCGACGCGATCGTCGAGCTGGGCTACCAGCGCGCGACGGTGGCCGAGGTCGCGAAGCGCGCCGGGGTCAGCAAGGGCGTCGTCACGTACCACTTCGCCGCCCGGGACGACCTGATCCGGGCGGTCGCCGCCGACGTGTTCGCCTCGATCGCCGCGGCGGTCGGGACGCGGCTGGCGGGCGCCGCGCCGGAGGCGTTCGTCGAGACCTACATCTCGGCGTGGGTCGACTACTACCGGACGCATCGCCGCCCGATGCTCGCGATCGCCGCGATCTGGACCGGCTTCCGCGATCCCGACGGGCGCCCGTACTTCGGCGTCGCCACGCTGGCCGAGGAGCTCGCCGGCGTCGAGGCGGCGCTGGCCCGCGGCCAGGCCGAGGGCCGGTTGCGCGCCTTCGACCCGAAGGTCGTCGCGGTGAGCATGAAGGGCGCGCTGGACGGCCTGCTCGGCCAGCTCGCCGCCGACCCCGACCTCGACCTCGACGACTACGCGGCCGAGCTCATCGGCCTGTTCGACCGCGCCACGCGCGCGGACCCCTCATCCCCGTCCCCACCAGGAGCATGA
- a CDS encoding SRPBCC family protein: MPTATYETRIDRPAEEVFDFLADGTNNPRWQPGVVATAAPAPAGPPAVGSAFHQTARHPLGFKVPADYRLTTVERPHALALVATAGGPIRPTLRYELSEDAPGVTTVRSTVAYRPTGLHRWAAPLLVALRPLLAWEARWIDRARDALIAAPRA; encoded by the coding sequence ATGCCCACCGCCACGTACGAGACGCGCATCGACCGGCCCGCCGAGGAGGTCTTCGACTTCCTCGCCGACGGCACCAACAACCCGCGCTGGCAGCCCGGCGTCGTGGCCACCGCCGCGCCGGCCCCGGCCGGTCCGCCGGCCGTGGGCAGCGCGTTCCACCAGACCGCCCGCCATCCGCTCGGCTTCAAGGTCCCGGCCGACTACCGGCTGACGACCGTCGAGCGGCCGCACGCGCTGGCCCTGGTCGCGACCGCAGGCGGCCCGATCCGCCCGACCCTGCGCTACGAGCTGTCCGAGGACGCGCCGGGCGTCACGACCGTCCGCAGCACCGTCGCCTACCGGCCGACCGGGCTGCACCGCTGGGCCGCGCCGCTGCTCGTCGCGCTGCGCCCGCTCTTGGCCTGGGAGGCACGCTGGATCGACCGCGCCCGCGACGCGCTCATCGCCGCTCCGCGAGCGTGA
- a CDS encoding HU family DNA-binding protein, which translates to MSTLNKSDLATLVAEETDLSNGDAKAAIEKTFDVIARRISAGDEVNVAGFGKFSTSERSARQGRNPQTGETIQIAATTAPKFSAASQLKTAVKGG; encoded by the coding sequence ATGTCCACCTTGAACAAGTCCGACCTGGCCACCCTCGTCGCCGAGGAGACCGACCTCAGCAACGGCGACGCGAAGGCCGCGATCGAGAAGACGTTCGACGTCATCGCCCGCCGCATCTCGGCCGGCGACGAGGTCAACGTGGCCGGCTTCGGCAAGTTCTCGACCAGCGAGCGCTCCGCCCGCCAGGGCCGCAACCCGCAGACCGGCGAGACGATCCAGATCGCCGCGACGACCGCGCCGAAGTTCTCGGCGGCGTCGCAGCTCAAGACCGCAGTCAAGGGCGGCTAG
- a CDS encoding YihY/virulence factor BrkB family protein: MDLLAPLKAFDRLQRRHRMLAVPMAVIKKFTDDQGGNLSALIAYYGFFSLFPLLLVFVTGLGFVLDGNPSAQDAVVHSALKDIPIVGDQIKAGSLSGSPTALAIGLIGAILAGLGVTLAAQTAFQRVHGVPHRERPDFLLSRLRGLGLLAVLGTLQIVSTVASGLVTGGVGGPLLVVAGIAVSLATNLVLFVAVFRLLTDGDVDNRHLWPGIVSATVLWTIVQAVGGAYIGHVVKGAGATYGTFATVIGLLTWIFLGARIVVYSAELNSVLADRLWPRGLFDPLEPADRRALRRLALIEERSDAQHVSVTFDDVVSDDQLALSTPDGRPVDG, encoded by the coding sequence ATGGATCTCCTCGCTCCCCTCAAGGCCTTCGACCGCCTCCAACGGCGCCATCGGATGCTCGCCGTGCCGATGGCGGTCATCAAGAAGTTCACCGACGACCAGGGCGGCAACCTGTCGGCGTTGATCGCCTACTACGGGTTCTTCTCGCTGTTCCCGTTGTTGTTGGTCTTCGTCACCGGGCTCGGGTTCGTGCTCGACGGCAACCCGAGCGCGCAGGACGCGGTCGTGCACTCGGCGCTGAAGGACATCCCGATCGTCGGCGACCAGATCAAGGCAGGGTCCTTGAGCGGGAGCCCGACCGCCCTGGCCATCGGCCTGATCGGCGCGATCCTCGCCGGGCTGGGCGTCACGCTCGCCGCCCAGACCGCCTTCCAGCGCGTGCACGGCGTCCCTCACCGCGAGCGGCCCGACTTCCTGCTCTCGCGGCTGCGCGGCCTCGGCCTGCTCGCGGTGCTGGGCACGCTGCAGATCGTCTCGACCGTCGCCTCCGGCCTGGTGACCGGCGGCGTCGGCGGCCCCCTGCTGGTCGTCGCGGGCATCGCCGTGTCGCTGGCGACCAACCTGGTGCTGTTCGTCGCCGTGTTCCGGCTGCTGACCGACGGCGACGTGGACAACCGCCATCTCTGGCCCGGCATCGTCTCGGCGACCGTCCTGTGGACCATCGTCCAGGCCGTCGGCGGGGCCTACATCGGCCACGTCGTCAAAGGTGCGGGCGCGACCTACGGGACGTTCGCCACCGTCATCGGCCTGCTGACCTGGATCTTCCTCGGGGCACGGATCGTCGTCTACTCCGCCGAGCTCAACAGCGTCCTCGCCGACCGCCTCTGGCCCCGCGGCCTCTTCGACCCGCTCGAGCCCGCCGACCGCCGCGCGCTGCGCCGCCTGGCGCTGATCGAGGAGCGCAGCGACGCCCAGCACGTGTCGGTCACGTTCGACGACGTCGTCTCCGACGACCAGCTCGCGCTGAGCACGCCGGACGGGCGCCCGGTCGACGGCTAG
- a CDS encoding STAS domain-containing protein — translation MSTGPQLEALLADLPKPPMIVVLDFSDLTFIDSTALRVLLSEHRRARAEGYEFVIAGAAGPVREGLPDHRLRHHPAAGARRRRGDRRLAPPRRPVRAARSRTAAGGHSKRCPCPRWSAPSAQRPSTSPTRDTSWSPTRASTAPPTPTGSRWRSRRS, via the coding sequence CTGTCGACGGGACCCCAGCTCGAGGCGCTGCTCGCCGACCTGCCCAAGCCGCCGATGATCGTCGTGCTCGACTTCTCGGACCTCACGTTCATCGACTCGACCGCGCTGCGCGTCCTGCTCTCCGAGCACCGCCGCGCCCGCGCCGAGGGCTACGAGTTCGTCATCGCGGGGGCCGCCGGACCCGTGCGCGAAGGTCTTCCGGATCACCGCCTTCGACATCACCCTGCCGCTGGTGCCCGACGTCGCCGCGGCGATCGGCGACTAGCGCCTCCGCGGCGCCCCGTCCGCGCCGCCCGTTCACGAACCGCCGCCGGCGGGCACAGCAAGAGATGTCCGTGTCCCCGCTGGTCCGCACCTTCCGCGCAGCGCCCGAGCACGTCGCCGACGCGCGACACGTCGTGGTCGCCTACGCGCGCGAGCACGGCGCCGCCGACCCCGACGGGATCGCGCTGGCGGTCTCGGAGGTCGTGA
- a CDS encoding NAD(P)H-binding protein — MTPSHLTLITGAAGFVGRHLIGALRDDRPLRALVRAHEDLDADAGVEVVTGDLADRDGLAALLDGVDCVYYLVHSMEAGGDDDFAARDRELAHNMADAARVGGVRRLVYLGGVDPQGGDSEHLDSRHEVEDILRGYGGELVALRAAMIVGRGSASFDTLAQIVDRLPILALPTWRDRLCQPVAIDDVVAALAAAADVAPGRYDIAGPDRLTFKAMVEQIAELQGGSASTFDLPFSNSRLEGAAAALVTDQDRALLTPLMAGLDADLVVDDNALIDVFGVTPTPFVVAARAALADVAVP; from the coding sequence ATGACCCCTTCCCACCTCACCCTGATCACGGGCGCCGCCGGCTTCGTCGGTCGCCACCTGATCGGCGCGCTGCGCGACGACCGCCCGCTGCGCGCCCTCGTCCGGGCCCATGAGGACCTCGACGCCGACGCCGGCGTCGAGGTCGTCACCGGCGACCTCGCCGACCGCGATGGCCTCGCGGCGCTCCTGGACGGCGTCGACTGCGTCTACTACCTCGTGCACTCGATGGAGGCCGGCGGCGACGACGACTTCGCCGCCCGCGACCGCGAGCTCGCCCACAACATGGCCGACGCGGCGCGCGTCGGCGGCGTGCGGCGGCTCGTCTACCTCGGCGGCGTCGACCCGCAGGGCGGCGACTCCGAGCACCTCGACTCCCGCCACGAGGTCGAGGACATCCTGCGCGGCTACGGCGGCGAGCTCGTCGCGCTGCGCGCCGCGATGATCGTCGGCCGCGGCAGCGCCTCGTTCGACACGCTGGCCCAGATCGTCGACCGCCTCCCGATCCTCGCGCTGCCGACCTGGCGCGATCGCCTCTGCCAGCCCGTCGCCATCGACGACGTCGTCGCCGCGCTGGCCGCCGCCGCGGACGTCGCGCCCGGCCGCTACGACATCGCCGGGCCCGACCGGCTCACGTTCAAGGCGATGGTCGAGCAGATCGCCGAGCTGCAGGGCGGCTCGGCCAGCACCTTCGACCTGCCGTTCTCCAACAGCCGGCTCGAAGGCGCCGCGGCGGCGCTGGTGACCGACCAGGACCGCGCGCTGCTCACGCCGCTCATGGCGGGCCTGGACGCCGACCTCGTCGTCGACGACAACGCGCTGATCGACGTCTTCGGCGTCACGCCGACCCCGTTCGTCGTGGCCGCCCGCGCGGCTCTCGCCGACGTCGCCGTCCCGTAG
- a CDS encoding DUF892 family protein, protein MDASTQKVVQYLGEAHASEQALVRVLQSQIAMTPRGSYRSALETHLDETRDHAQRVQRRLRELGAGGSPLGAVVTLAESVIGQALALGKTPLDLLRGSGGEEKVLKNAKDACATEALEIATYTALERLARAVDDDETAELAASIRADEERMLARILREIPKLTGAVVAADVEGDGTYDLGSTGAAEAVKRTASQARKVPGVARAEGEVKGMVASEDDLAIDGYDNLTVAEIVSRLDGLSQIDLSKIDAYERKNQDRTGVTERIAKLRGDEPWPGYDELTAAEIKAVLDEGDDERGQRVRAYERDHKNRTSVLRAAGRQHSHA, encoded by the coding sequence ATGGATGCTTCGACCCAGAAGGTCGTGCAGTACCTCGGCGAGGCGCACGCGAGCGAGCAGGCGCTCGTGCGCGTGCTGCAGTCGCAGATCGCGATGACGCCGCGCGGCTCGTACCGCTCGGCGCTGGAGACCCACCTCGACGAGACGCGCGACCACGCTCAGCGTGTCCAGCGCCGCTTGCGCGAGCTCGGGGCCGGCGGCAGCCCGTTGGGCGCCGTGGTCACGCTGGCCGAGAGCGTGATCGGCCAGGCGCTCGCGCTGGGCAAGACGCCGCTGGATCTCCTGCGCGGCTCCGGCGGCGAGGAGAAGGTCCTCAAGAACGCCAAGGACGCGTGCGCCACCGAGGCGCTGGAGATCGCGACCTACACCGCGCTCGAGCGCCTGGCCCGCGCGGTCGACGACGACGAGACGGCCGAGCTGGCCGCGTCGATCCGCGCCGACGAGGAGCGCATGCTCGCCCGGATCCTGCGCGAGATCCCGAAGCTGACGGGCGCCGTGGTCGCCGCCGACGTCGAGGGCGACGGCACCTATGACCTCGGCAGCACCGGTGCCGCCGAGGCCGTCAAGCGCACCGCGAGCCAGGCGCGCAAGGTGCCGGGCGTCGCCCGCGCCGAGGGCGAGGTCAAGGGCATGGTCGCCTCCGAGGACGACCTGGCGATCGACGGCTACGACAATCTGACGGTCGCCGAGATCGTCAGCCGCCTGGACGGCCTGTCGCAGATCGACCTGTCCAAGATCGACGCCTACGAGCGCAAGAACCAGGACCGCACCGGCGTCACCGAGCGGATCGCCAAGCTGCGCGGCGACGAGCCGTGGCCGGGCTATGACGAGCTGACCGCCGCCGAGATCAAGGCCGTCCTGGATGAGGGCGACGACGAGCGCGGCCAGCGCGTGCGCGCCTACGAGCGCGACCACAAGAACCGCACCAGCGTCCTGCGCGCGGCCGGCCGTCAGCACAGCCACGCCTAG
- a CDS encoding phage holin family protein has protein sequence MADQHAELRDNSIGDLLKQLSEETSTLVRQELALARAELEQQGKRAGKGAGMLGGAGVGGLLTLGALTATLIGVLDTAMAFWLAALIVTVLWAAISAVLALQGKNKIQQATPPVPQTVETVKEDVQWAKTRT, from the coding sequence ATGGCCGACCAGCACGCCGAGCTGCGCGACAACTCGATCGGCGACCTGCTCAAGCAGCTCTCCGAGGAGACGTCGACGCTCGTCCGCCAGGAGCTGGCGCTGGCGCGCGCCGAGCTCGAGCAGCAGGGCAAGCGCGCGGGCAAGGGCGCGGGGATGCTCGGCGGCGCGGGCGTCGGCGGGCTGCTGACCCTCGGCGCGCTGACCGCGACGCTGATCGGGGTGCTCGACACCGCGATGGCCTTCTGGCTGGCCGCGCTGATCGTGACCGTGCTCTGGGCGGCCATCTCCGCCGTCCTCGCGCTGCAGGGCAAGAACAAGATCCAGCAGGCGACCCCGCCTGTCCCACAGACCGTCGAGACCGTGAAGGAGGACGTGCAATGGGCCAAGACCCGGACATGA
- a CDS encoding DUF3618 domain-containing protein, translating into MGQDPDMIRRDIEDTRDRMGDTVDALGYKTDVKARAGDKVGAVKDKLVGATPSGDDVKGGAKQAVGVAQENPLGLAVGAVAIGFLAGMLIPSTRVEDEKIGPLADQVKDQIKDTGAEALEHGKAVAGEAASAAADTAREQGQAHAAELKDTAQENAQAAREGVAGA; encoded by the coding sequence ATGGGCCAAGACCCGGACATGATCCGCAGGGACATCGAAGACACGCGCGACCGCATGGGCGACACCGTCGACGCGCTCGGCTACAAGACCGACGTGAAGGCGCGCGCCGGCGACAAGGTCGGCGCGGTCAAGGACAAGCTCGTCGGCGCCACGCCCTCGGGCGACGACGTCAAGGGCGGCGCCAAGCAGGCCGTCGGCGTCGCCCAGGAGAACCCGCTCGGCCTCGCGGTCGGCGCGGTGGCGATCGGCTTCCTGGCCGGCATGTTGATCCCGTCGACCAGGGTCGAGGACGAGAAGATCGGGCCGCTGGCCGATCAGGTCAAGGACCAGATCAAGGACACCGGGGCCGAGGCGTTGGAGCACGGCAAGGCCGTGGCCGGCGAGGCCGCCTCGGCCGCCGCCGACACCGCGCGCGAGCAGGGCCAGGCGCACGCCGCGGAGCTGAAGGACACGGCTCAGGAGAACGCGCAGGCCGCCCGCGAGGGCGTGGCCGGCGCATAG